One window of the Diachasmimorpha longicaudata isolate KC_UGA_2023 chromosome 9, iyDiaLong2, whole genome shotgun sequence genome contains the following:
- the LOC135165884 gene encoding histone-lysine N-methyltransferase EHMT1, protein MSHDTMKETTGKIESCGEELAEDEEMTNSVPDKLSIQQILEGMTNEFNRAVAKCNDDEKSNDKIGIADSETNEGSTSMENGEVADDSVLEGREENNEAPEEVMNDSKEPFRDSNEPGKQEIPKKDGNVPRIVLTFRTIDENTNDGKKTKISSCGPSLSLVTEELVNSDQIGGVSVKIEHSDEVSEGVDKSDNEEGKDGDEVKCDGIAESEEKNVAVESDEVIKGGDDDGKKDEEEVKAPVTRKRKYASRQRAVSTDSPCPKRSARRSCKEQFSVLESAMARKEKSYYTGDNKVTKKPVKTSGRSKRLSGAKDRAKADGNSSQELISSANEGNSSLDESKEASPVDGDEVETSRGVGEFEGMPKLSPIVKELAKQGKGEIGKSDKPFLRPVAGKNRRNGGRARGGGGERRLPKVEGFEDGPDAAEAGKNNDYPEESNVPTKRTRRSMAPSPSPAEGQASKPESTAILSETYEQSMLCLCQIRSQLYVTITGSGAPLYCTAIDSIDNRLIGCCNEVDSNDVAMRRPSTRVPFIILCRSHKERLLRHNCCPSCGLFCTQGKFIQCNNGHQYHIDCEVFVNKKPVCPHCANDSSNVHVLITMSGSRKPVYIPSRKKFSKLPSAKMSLPGKGDNTKLAERPPSPLVRPGDIKIPEATVTSERPERYTVMSLYQAVKNGDLDKLVNILSCGYNANHTFREHSQRTGLHIAAERGHLGCVNVLVQAGAQLDVMDKHQLTPLMLAATEGKTEIVRYLVRVGADVTLKGEDGMTALHRAAKSGHLEACQIILSECKVPKTLVDSVDDGGWTSLIWACEFCHIDVARFLIEKKCDPLIRDAEQNIALHWSAFSGSSEITEMLLNEGCDVNAVNVHGDTPLHIAARQDQYAVSVLLLARGAKVSEVNAAGETAVNCCTNDGDTLAALRLNARVNELSEHLWEKTTRILTNDISRGKETNPVQCVNGFDAEDKPTDFVYVTENCFTSNIHVDRTITSLQSCRCEDNCSSEKCLCGNISLRCWYDEEGKLIPEFNYADPPMLFECNQACDCNRITCNNRVVQHGLTQRFQLFRTKGKGWGLRTLRPIPKGAYVCEYIGEIISDSEADHREDDSYLFDLDNRDGETYCIDARRYGNLARFINHSCAPNLLPVRVFVEHQDLHFPRIAFFANRDIAADEELGFDYGEKFWIIKYKSFTCTCGALNCRYSEKTIQVTLDNYRKKIQQEETLAAQIV, encoded by the exons ATGTCTCATGATACGATGAAAGAGACTACGGGAAAAATCGAGAGTTGTGGCGAAGAACTCGCCGAAGACGAAGAGATGACGAACTCAGTACCTGATAAATTGAGTATACAGCAGATACTGGAGGGAATGACCAACGAGTTTAATCGGGCTGTAGCCAAGTGCAATGACGACGAGAAGAGTAATGATAAAATCGGCATTGCTGACAGTGAGACTAACGAAGGGAGTACGTCCATGGAAAATGGTGAAGTTGCTGATGATTCAGTTTTAGAAGGGAGGGAGGAGAACAATGAGGCTCCTGAGGAGGTTATGAATGACTCTAAGGAGCCATTCAGGGATAGCAACGAGCCTGGCAAGCAGGAGATACCAAAAAAGGATGGCAATGTTCCGAGAATTGTTCTGACATTCAGAACCATCGATGAAAATACAAACGATGGCAAAAAAACGAAGATTTCGAGTTGTGGCCCTAGTTTGAGTCTTGTTACTGAGGAATTAGTGAACAGTGATCAGATTGGCGGAGTCTCTGTGAAAATTGAACACTCGGATGAAGTGTCTGAAGGTGTTGACAAGTCGGATAATGAAGAGGGGAAGGATGGTGATGAGGTTAAGTGTGATGGGATTGCGGAGAGTGAGGAGAAGAACGTGGCTGTTGAGAGTGATGAAGTGATCAAGGGGGGTGATGACGACGGAAAGAAGGATGAGGAGGAGGTGAAGGCACCTGTCACCAGGAAGAGGAAGTATGCCAGCAGGCAGAGGGCGGTTAGCACTGATTCGCCATGTCCAAAACGATCAGCAAGACGCTCTTGTAAAGAGCAGTTCAGTGTTCTGGAGAGTGCTATGGCAAGAAAGGAGAAGTCATATTACACTGGGGATAACAAGGTTACGAAGAAACCTGTGAAGACCTCGGGGAGATCCAAGAGGCTCAGTGGTGCTAAGGACAGGGCCAAAGCTGATGGTAATTCGAGTCAGGAGTTGATCAGTTCTGCCAATGAGGGAAACAGCAGTCTGGACGAGTCCAAGGAGGCTAGCCCTGTGGATGGGGATGAGGTGGAAACGTCACGTGGGGTTGGGGAGTTCGAGGGTATGCCCAAACTGTCGCCTATAGTCAAGGAGCTGGCCAAACAGGGCAAGGGAGAGATAGGGAAGAGTGATAAACCCTTTTTGAGGCCTGTTGCCGGGAAAAATAGGAGGAATGGGGGGAGGGCAAGAGGTGGGGGTGGAGAAAGGCGGCTTCCTAAGGTTGAGGGGTTTGAGGATGGACCTGATGCTGCTGAGGCTGGAAAGAATAATGATTATCCTGAAG aatCCAACGTTCCCACGAAAAGAACTCGTCGCAGTATGGCTCCCAGTCCAAGCCCAGCTGAAGGACAGGCATCAAAGCCAGAATCGACAGCAATACTCAGTGAAACCTATGAGCAATCAATGCTATGCCTCTGCCAAATCAGATCCCAGTTATACGTAACAATAACGGGCTCAGGTGCTCCCCTGTACTGCACAGCAATAGATTCAATTGATAACCGATTAATTGGATGCTGTAACGAGGTAGACAGCAACGACGTCGCAATGAGACGGCCAAGCACCCGTGTGCCTTTCATAATCCTTTGTCGTTCTCATAAAGAGCGCCTTTTGCGTCACAACTGTTGTCCATCATGCGGTCTATTCTGTACCCAGGGGAAATTCATCCAGTGCAACAATGGCCACCAGTACCACATCGATTGCGAAGTATTCGTCAATAAGAAGCCAGTCTGTCCTCATTGTGCCAATGACAGCTCAAATGTTCACGTTCTCATCACAATGTCTGGCAGCAGAAAACCCGTGTACATACCTTCCAGAAAGAAATTCTCGAAGCTACCGTCTGCTAAGATGAGCCTGCCTGGTAAGGGGGACAATACCAAATTGGCAGAACGTCCTCCCAGTCCACTAGTCAGGCCCGGAGACATCAAAATTCCCGAGGCCACTGTTACCTCAGAGAGACCTGAACGTTATACTGTTATGAGTCTCTATCAGGCGGTTAAGAACGGCGATTTGGACAAATTGGTCAATATTCTCA gCTGCGGTTATAATGCAAATCACACATTTCGTGAACACTCTCAACGGACTGGCCTCCACATTGCAGCAGAGCGTGGCCATTTGGGCTGTGTGAACGTCCTAGTGCAGGCTGGAGCCCAACTAGACGTCATGGACAAGCACCAGCTCACGCCCCTCATGCTGGCAGCTACCGAGGGCAAAACTGAAATTGTGAGGTACTTGGTACGAGTTGGGGCTGATGTTACACTGAAGGGGGAGGATGGCATGACTGCTCTTCATCGAGCCGCCAAGTCAGGACATCTAGAGGCCTGTCAAATAATTCTTTCGGAGTGTAAAGTCCCCAAAACACTAGTGG ATTCTGTGGACGACGGTGGCTGGACAAGTCTCATTTGGGCCTGTGAATTTTGTCACATAGACGTGGCACGttttttgatagaaaaaaaatgtgatccCCTGATCCGCGATGCCGAGCAAAACATCGCCCTTCACTGGAGTGCGTTCAGTGGTAGTTCAGAAATAACAGAGATGCTTTTAAATGAAGGCTGTGACGTTAATGCTGTGAATGTCCATGGTGATACACCACTCCATATTGCAGCACGACAGGACCAGTATGCAGTCAGTGTACTACTGCTAGCTAGAGGTGCTAAAGTATCCGAAGTTAATGCAGCTGGTGAGACGGCTGTTAATTGTTGTACGAATGATGGAGATACCCTAGCAGCACTCAGATTGAATGCAAGAGTCAATGAATTATCGGAACATTTGTGGGAGAAGACGACGAGAATTTTGACTAATGATATATCCAGGGGAAAGGAAACTAATCCAGTACAGTGTGTCAATGGCTTTGATGCTGAGGACAAACCCACGGATTTTGTTTATGTGACTGAAAATTGCTTTACCAGTAATATACATGTTGATAGGACTATAACGTCACTGCAGTCGTGCAGGTGTGAGGACAATTGTAGCTCGGAAAAGTGTTTGTGCGGCAATATTAGCCTACGATGTTGGTATGACGAGGAGGGGAAACTCATACCAGAGTTCAACTATGCAG ATCCCCCAATGTTATTTGAATGCAATCAGGCCTGTGATTGCAACCGAATCACTTGTAATAATCGCGTTGTTCAGCACGGTTTGACCCAAAGATTCCAATTATTCAGAACGAAGGGAAAGGGCTGGGGTTTAAGGACCCTGAGACCCATTCCCAAAGGTGCTTACGTTTGTGAATACATCGGTGAAATTATTTCCGACTCCGAGGCCGATCATCGTGAGGATGACTCCTATCTCTTCGACCTCGATAACAga gaCGGGGAGACCTACTGTATCGACGCAAGGCGATATGGAAATCTAGCGCGCTTCATAAATCATTCCTGCGCCCCAAATTTACTTCCCGTTCGTGTTTTTGTGGAACACCAGGACCTACATTTTCCCAGAATAGCATTTTTTGCTAATCGTGATATTGCAGCTGATGAAGAGCTTGG ATTTGATTATGGCGAGAAATTCTGGATCATCAAATACAAATCTTTCACATGTACCTGTGGAGCTCTCAACTGCCGATATTCCGAGAAAACCATTCAAGTAACACTAGacaattacagaaaaaaaattcaacaagagGAGACTTTAGCTGCCCAAATAGTTTGA